A genome region from Methylobacterium sp. FF17 includes the following:
- a CDS encoding MarR family winged helix-turn-helix transcriptional regulator: MATKDLRQLHRDYTHALLLAGRQWRRVANAAAELHGISDATALPLVLIGRMDGDPRQNALAEAVGIEGPSLVRLLDQLEKVGLVLRKEDPLDRRAKVLSLTTAGKKVVTKMEADLTRLRETVFADVCAGDLEASMRVFTAIQNHGREPLDADGLRTEVTPEEAAE; the protein is encoded by the coding sequence GTGGCCACAAAGGACCTGCGCCAGCTGCATCGGGACTACACGCACGCCCTACTCCTTGCGGGGAGACAATGGCGGCGCGTCGCCAATGCGGCGGCGGAGTTGCATGGGATCTCGGATGCGACCGCGCTGCCGCTGGTGCTGATCGGGCGCATGGATGGAGATCCACGCCAGAACGCCTTGGCCGAGGCGGTAGGGATCGAGGGTCCGTCGCTCGTCCGCCTCCTCGACCAGTTGGAGAAGGTGGGCTTGGTCCTGCGCAAGGAAGATCCGCTCGACCGCCGCGCCAAGGTGCTCAGCCTCACGACGGCCGGCAAGAAGGTCGTCACAAAGATGGAGGCCGATCTCACACGGTTGCGGGAGACGGTGTTCGCCGATGTGTGCGCCGGCGACCTCGAAGCCAGCATGCGGGTGTTCACGGCCATCCAGAACCACGGGCGCGAGCCCTTGGACGCCGATGGCCTGCGAACAGAGGTAACACCCGAGGAGGCAGCCGAATGA